One Alnus glutinosa chromosome 3, dhAlnGlut1.1, whole genome shotgun sequence genomic region harbors:
- the LOC133862915 gene encoding uncharacterized protein LOC133862915: MVSANDPIESFCNSIQAVKEVLSPLELGIRKAARDLEHCWGGGPNNKGNSVGLVNQVSGVDRNRKVQICGVKNKSGQCVVGDEGKKGLSIKVPIKAFLGMFSQNSGNGHRAEVPNGGLKERDSGKEDFGSCVNCLQFAVTWSLLLNSFVQAFPSPFKTGKKRFQKTGDEDKLCSCMKPKVSFEVKQRESKERCDRTFWNEGKHVSLESFIGFIFDQLAQNLQKFDQGVQKDQKSFDTSLPPPSSFQFDHLKALTSLLEGRKADVNGLLGNLSFARVGGVPSSVVGVTSSVDEETDDGVPAGNGEETSGSLPQKLASGILSIPLSNVERLRSILPTVSLTELIELVPQLGRTSKDYPDKKKLFSVQDFFRYTEAEGRRFFDELDRDGDGQVTLEDLEVAFKKRKLPRRYAHDFMRRTRSHLFTKSIGWKQFLSLMEQKEPTILRAYTSLCLSKSGTLQKSEILASLKNAGLPANEDNAVAMMRFLNADTEGPIAYGHFRNFMLLLPSDRLQDDPRSIWFEAATVVAVAPPVEIPAGSVLRSALAGGLSCALSCSLMHPVDTIKTRVQASTLSFPEIISKLPQIGVRGLYRGSIPAILGQFSSHALRTGIFEASKLVLINVAPTLPDIQVQSLSSFCSTFLGTAVRIPCEVLKQRLQAGIFDNVGEGIVATWQQDGLKGFFRGTGATLCREVPFYVAGTGLYFESKKVVQRLLGRDLEPWETIAVGALSGGLAAVVTTPFDVMKTRMMTAKGRSIPMSVVAFSILRHEGPLGLFKGAVPRFFWIAPLGAMNFAGYELARKAMDKNDELARKAMDE, translated from the exons ATGGTGTCTGCGAATGACCCTATTGAATCGTTTTGCAATTCGATTCAAGCTGTGAAAGAGGTGCTTTCGCCGCTCGAGTTAGGCATTCGGAAAGCGGCTAGAGATCTTGAACATTGCTGGGGAGGTGGCCCAAACAACAAAGGGAACAGTGTTGGATTGGTTAACCAGGTGAGTGGTGTTGATAGGAATCGTAAGGTTCAGATCTGTGGTGTGAAGAACAAGAGTGGTCAGTGTGTTGTTGGTGATGAGGGAAAGAAGGGCTTGTCCATTAAGGTTCCGATTAAGGCCTTCTTGGGTATGTTTTCGCAGAATTCGGGAAATGGGCATCGAGCCGAGGTGCCCAATGGTGGGTTGAAGGAGAGGGATTCGGGTAAGGAGGATTTTGGATCTTGTGTGAATTGCCTGCAGTTTGCTGTCACTTGGTCTTTGTTGCTGAACAGTTTCGTTCAGGCGTTTCCGAGCCCGTTCAAGACGGGCAAGAAACGGTTTCAGAAAACTGGTGATGAAGATAAATTGTGTTCCTGTATGAAGCCAAAGGTTTCATTTGAAGTGAAACAAAGGGAATCTAAGGAACGGTGTGATAGAACATTTTGGAATGAAGGAAAACATGTGTCACTTGAGTCCTttataggttttatttttgatcAGTTAGCTCAGAATCTTCAGAAGTTTGATCAGGGTGTGCAAAAAGATCAGAAGAGTTTTGACACTTCTCTGCCGCCGCCCTCTTCCTTTCAGTTTGATCATTTGAAGGCACTCACTAGTCTTTTGGAGGGTCGAAAAGCAGATGTGAATGGGCTTTTAGGAAATCTGAGTTTTGCTAGAGTGGGAGGTGTGCCATCGAGCGTAGTTGGAGTAACTTCTTCGGTTGATGAAGAGACCGATGATGGTGTTCCAGCTGGGAATGGGGAAGAAACTAGTGGCAGTTTACCGCAGAAGCTGGCCAGTGGCATACTTAGCATCCCTCTATCGAATGTGGAGCGCTTGAGATCAATATTACCCACTGTTTCATTGACAGAACTAATTGAGCTCGTACCACAGTTGGGGCGTACTTCTAAAGATTATCCTGACAAGAAGAAACTATTCTCTGTCCAGGATTTCTTTAGATACACAGAAGCGGAAG GAAGGAGATTCTTTGACGAGTTGGATAGGGATGGTGATGGCCAAGTAACTTTGGAAGATCTTGAAGTTgcatttaaaaagagaaaattgccACGAAGATATGCTCATGATTTTATGCGCCGCACTAGAAGTCACTTATTTACGAAATCAATTGGTTGGAAACAGTTTTTGTCCTTGATGGAACAGAAGGAACCAACCATTCTTCGTGCATATACTTCTCTCTGTCTGAGCAAGTCTGGGACACTGCAAAAGAGTGAAATATTGGCATCACTAAAAAATGCAGGGCTTCCAGCAAATGAAGACAATGCTGTTGCTATGATGCGATTTCTGAATGCAGATACAGAAGGACCCATTGCTTATGGACATTTCCGAAACTTTATGCTTCTTCTCCCTTCTGATCGACTTCAAGATGATCCTCG GAGTATCTGGTTTGAAGCTGCAACTGTTGTTGCTGTTGCACCGCCTGTGGAAATACCAGCTGGAAGTGTTCTGAGATCTGCATTGGCAGGAGGCCTATCTTGTGCACTTTCTTGTAGTTTAATGCACCCTGTCGATACAATAAAG ACTCGGGTACAAGCATCAACGCTAAGCTTCCCTGAAATCATTTCAAAGCTTCCACAGATTGGGGTTCGGGGGTTATACAGGGGTTCAATCCCTGCAATTCTTGGCCAATTTTCAAG CCATGCTCTGCGAACTGGAATATTTGAAGCAAGTAAACTTGTTTTAATAAATGTCGCTCCAACACTTCCAGACATCCAG GTCCAATCTCTATCATCATTCTGCAGCACATTTTTGGGGACGGCAGTACGGATCCCTTGTGAGGTATTAAAACAGCGGCTGCAGGCTGGCATTTTTGACAATGTGGGAGAGGGTATTGTTGCGACTTGGCAACAAGATGGGCTTAAAGGTTTCTTTCGTGGGACTGGTGCCACTCTTTGTCGGGAGGTTCCATTCTATGTTGCTGGCACAGGGCTTTATTTTGAATCCAAAAAG GTTGTACAGCGACTTCTGGGGAGGGATCTGGAGCCCTGGGAAACGATCGCTGTTGGGGCTTTATCTGGCGGGCTAGCTGCTGTTGTCACTACACCCTTTGATGTGATGAAGACTAGGATGATGACTGCTAAGGGTCGATCTATACCAATGTCAGTGGTGGCCTTCTCTATACTTCGACATGAGGGACCCCTGGGCTTATTCAAAGGAGCGGTACCCAGGTTCTTCTGGATTGCTCCCTTGGGGGCCATGAACTTTGCAGGCTACGAGCTTGCAAGGAAGGCCATGGACAAAAATGACGAGCTTGCAAGGAAGGCTATGGACGAATGA
- the LOC133864609 gene encoding ATP synthase subunit d, mitochondrial: MSGAGKKVADVALKASRTIDWDGMAKLLVSDEARKEFSTLRRAFDEVNSTLQTKFSQEPEPIDWEYYRKGIGSRLVDMYKEAYDSIEVPKYVDTVTPQYKPKFEALVVELKEAEEKSLKESERLEKEIAEVQELKKKISTMTANEYFEKHPELKKKFDDEIRNDYWGY; the protein is encoded by the exons ATGAGCGGAGCGGGAAAGAAAGTGGCCGATGTAGCGCTGAAGGCGTCGAGGACCATAGACTGGGACGGGATGGCAAAGCTACTGGTCTCCGATGAGGCTCGCAAAGAGTTCTCCACTCTTCGCCGCGCCTTCGACGAGGTCAACTCAACGCTCCAGACCAAGTTTAGCCAG GAACCTGAACCCATAGATTGGGAGTATTATAGAAAAGGAATTGGATCGCGCTTGGTGgatatgtacaaagaggcttaTGACA GCATAGAGGTCCCCAAGTATGTCGACACAGTCACTCCACAATACAAGCCTAAATTTGAGGCACTG GTGGTGGAATTGAAAGAAGCAGAAGAGAAATCCTTGAAGGAGTCTGAGCGTTTGGAGAAGGAAATTGCTGAAGTACAAGAGCTGAAG AAAAAGATTAGCACCATGACTGCAAATGAATACTTTGAGAAGCATCCTGAGCTGAAGAAGAAATTCGATGATGAAATCCGTAATGATTACTGGGGTTATTGA